The sequence CGGAGCTCTTCGCAACTTTCGGCGCCACAGCCCCTGATTTCCTGAGTCGCGGGCTGATCTTCTACGGCCTTCTCAACATCGTCACGTGGCAATGGGCCGGCTACTACATGATCATCCTGTACGCCGCGCTGCAGGGGATCGACCCCACCCTGTACGAGGCGGCGCGCATCGACGGGGCGTCCCAGTGGCAGATCGTGCTGCGGATCAAGATCCCGCTGCTGGCTCCGGCCCTCCTGCTGATCCTGGTCTTCGCGCTCATCGGCACGCTGCAGTTCTTCAACGAGCCGAAGATCCTGCAGCAGCTCGCCGCCGGAGCCATCCCCGACGACTTCACCCCGAACATGTACGCGTACCAGCAGGCCTTCTCGCTGGCGAACTACAACTACGGCTCGGCGATCTCATTCGCGCTGGGTGCAGTGGTGTTCCTGTGCGTCTACATCTTCCTGTTCGCCACCCGCAAGCGAGGGAGCATCTTCTCATGAGCGTCACCCCCACCGAGCGCATCGTCACGCGCCGGACGCCGGGCAGCCAGATCGAGCGAAAGCGGACTCCGCGCCCGCGCGGGCGCGTCTCGCTGAACATCGTGCTGGCGCTGCTGATGATCTACT comes from Microbacterium cremeum and encodes:
- a CDS encoding carbohydrate ABC transporter permease; translated protein: MTASTASPLTKKGHRRSTNARQNRTGWLFVGPFAIVFLAFLVLPIGFALYLSLFQKSLIGGTRFVLFGNYAKAFTDPSFLDGVWFVIRFSLVLIPLQMAVSLAIALMLDIVVTRFARFSRLMIFMPYAIPTVIGALMWGFLYSDNFGPLAELFATFGATAPDFLSRGLIFYGLLNIVTWQWAGYYMIILYAALQGIDPTLYEAARIDGASQWQIVLRIKIPLLAPALLLILVFALIGTLQFFNEPKILQQLAAGAIPDDFTPNMYAYQQAFSLANYNYGSAISFALGAVVFLCVYIFLFATRKRGSIFS